In one window of Nocardiopsis aegyptia DNA:
- a CDS encoding lysophospholipid acyltransferase family protein has protein sequence MLYGALRQTAAVLARTLCRPTIEGRENVPARGAVLLASNHLSFVDSVVIPLSVTHRRVRFLAKSDYFEGTGLKGRVTRTVFGSLGAMPVQRGNARDALMSLEMMLDRLREGEACVVYPEGTRSRDGRLYRGRTGVAHLALESKAPVVPVAVSGTQRVQPIGASMPRPHPFTVRFGEPLDFSTGYDHLAPGKARREITDRVMDAIHGLSGQERAHEYNTYTTEE, from the coding sequence GTGCTCTACGGTGCGTTGCGGCAGACCGCGGCGGTGCTCGCCCGGACCCTGTGCCGCCCGACCATCGAGGGCCGTGAGAACGTCCCTGCCCGCGGCGCCGTCCTGCTGGCCAGCAACCACCTGTCGTTCGTCGACAGCGTGGTCATCCCGCTCTCGGTCACGCACCGGCGGGTGCGCTTCCTGGCCAAGAGCGACTACTTCGAGGGCACCGGCCTCAAGGGCCGGGTCACGCGGACCGTGTTCGGCTCACTGGGCGCGATGCCGGTGCAGCGCGGCAACGCGCGGGACGCGCTGATGTCGCTGGAGATGATGCTCGACCGGCTGCGCGAGGGCGAGGCGTGCGTGGTCTACCCCGAGGGCACGCGGTCCCGGGACGGGCGCCTGTACCGGGGGCGCACCGGCGTGGCCCACCTGGCCCTGGAGTCCAAGGCGCCGGTCGTACCGGTGGCGGTCTCGGGCACGCAGCGGGTCCAGCCGATCGGCGCGTCGATGCCGCGGCCGCACCCGTTCACGGTGCGCTTCGGTGAGCCGCTGGACTTCTCCACGGGCTACGACCACCTGGCCCCGGGCAAGGCGCGCCGGGAGATCACCGACCGCGTCATGGACGCCATCCACGGCCTGTCCGGCCAGGAGCGCGCGCACGAGTACAACACCTACACCACCGAGGAGTAG
- a CDS encoding MarR family winged helix-turn-helix transcriptional regulator, with protein sequence MTHNTAPPSDLTFWSFVDYAVQKAEQELPSVNADAMRMVLTLNRATSMVIYDLESSVHRPRGLTWPGFRVIFALWLAGPMEAKTTAEISGMSRAALSALLNTLERDGLILRERATHDRRALQLSLTEDGYRAILGGFRAHNRRESAWAEALEPAERQELVRLLNKLMAGSTEAQAKFRN encoded by the coding sequence GTGACCCATAACACCGCTCCCCCCAGCGATCTCACCTTCTGGTCATTCGTGGACTACGCGGTGCAGAAGGCCGAGCAGGAGCTTCCCTCCGTCAACGCCGACGCCATGCGCATGGTCCTCACCCTCAACCGGGCGACGAGCATGGTCATCTACGACCTGGAGTCGAGCGTCCACCGGCCGCGCGGCCTGACCTGGCCCGGGTTCCGGGTGATCTTCGCCCTGTGGCTGGCCGGCCCGATGGAGGCCAAGACCACCGCCGAGATCTCGGGGATGAGCCGCGCCGCGCTGTCCGCGCTGCTCAACACCCTGGAGCGGGACGGCCTCATCCTGCGCGAGCGCGCCACCCACGACCGGCGCGCCCTCCAGCTCAGCCTCACCGAGGACGGCTACCGGGCGATCCTGGGCGGCTTCCGCGCGCACAACCGGCGGGAGAGCGCCTGGGCCGAGGCCCTGGAGCCCGCCGAGCGCCAGGAGCTCGTCCGGCTCCTCAACAAGCTCATGGCCGGCTCCACCGAGGCCCAGGCCAAGTTCCGCAACTGA
- a CDS encoding MBL fold metallo-hydrolase codes for MAAKPFASSADTEAKQQTLEVLADGVYALTAEGDPNVGAIEGEDFVVAFEALATPAAARDWLALLREHTDKPVRYLVLSHYHAVRVLGASAFDAEIILTHEKTHELIRERGKEDWASEFGRMPRLAKDPDSVPGLTWPTQTFADRTTIDLGGDRGELVLEYFGRGHTEGDIVAWLPRHRILFAGDLVEAEAALYTGDAFHHDWAGATLDAVAALEAEMLVGGRGAVTRGRDQVDAAIAQTRGFLTTMIREVGAVHERGGTLKEAFTAAHGALEGTYGHWPIFEHCLPFDVSRLWDEFSGIERPVIWTAERDREVWDRLQD; via the coding sequence ATGGCAGCCAAGCCGTTCGCCTCCTCCGCCGACACCGAGGCCAAGCAGCAGACACTGGAAGTCCTGGCCGACGGCGTCTACGCGCTCACCGCCGAGGGCGACCCCAACGTGGGCGCGATCGAGGGCGAGGACTTCGTCGTCGCCTTCGAGGCCCTGGCCACCCCCGCCGCCGCGCGGGACTGGCTCGCCCTGCTGCGCGAGCACACCGACAAGCCCGTGCGCTACCTCGTCCTGTCGCACTACCACGCGGTCCGCGTCCTGGGCGCCAGCGCCTTCGACGCCGAGATCATCCTCACCCACGAGAAGACGCACGAACTCATCCGCGAGCGCGGCAAGGAGGACTGGGCCAGCGAGTTCGGCCGCATGCCGCGCCTGGCCAAGGACCCCGACTCCGTCCCCGGCCTGACCTGGCCCACCCAGACCTTCGCCGACCGCACCACCATCGACCTCGGCGGCGACCGCGGCGAGCTGGTCCTGGAGTACTTCGGGCGCGGCCACACCGAGGGCGACATCGTCGCCTGGCTGCCCCGGCACCGCATCCTCTTCGCCGGGGACCTGGTCGAGGCCGAGGCCGCGCTCTACACCGGCGACGCCTTCCACCACGACTGGGCGGGCGCCACCCTGGACGCCGTCGCCGCGCTGGAGGCGGAGATGCTCGTCGGCGGGCGCGGCGCCGTCACCCGGGGCCGCGACCAGGTCGACGCGGCCATCGCCCAGACCCGCGGGTTCCTCACCACCATGATCCGCGAGGTCGGGGCCGTCCACGAGCGCGGCGGCACCCTCAAGGAGGCCTTCACCGCCGCCCACGGCGCGCTGGAGGGCACCTACGGCCACTGGCCCATCTTCGAGCACTGCCTGCCCTTCGACGTCTCGCGCCTGTGGGACGAGTTCTCCGGGATCGAGCGCCCCGTCATCTGGACCGCCGAGCGCGACCGCGAGGTCTGGGACCGGCTCCAGGACTGA
- a CDS encoding LysR family transcriptional regulator, giving the protein MLDANRLRVLVEIAHAGSIAAAAQRLSFTPPALSQQLTKLEREVGCALVERGRTGATLTEAGLVLLDHGERVLGQLRDAEAAVRAVAGEPPGRLSLGAFASAGKVLLPATLAAFGSEHPHVRLSLSDIEPPGGYDLVTSGDLDLLITHRYPGAPLPRTRGLHRERILVDPLMVVAPTGHPIADRDPTLADLAEEEWICGAPGIHNRVTLDDAAAAAGVRLNVTYETRDYEVALALIEAGVGVALIPRSILGAARGGGWVGRPLQGASPAREIFAVHRGRVTDPVPAMVATLRRTAARALDYSGGAPGGDGAFHR; this is encoded by the coding sequence ATGCTGGACGCCAACAGGCTGCGCGTGCTGGTGGAGATCGCGCACGCCGGGTCGATCGCCGCCGCGGCCCAGCGGCTCTCCTTCACCCCGCCCGCCCTCTCCCAGCAGCTGACCAAGCTGGAGCGCGAGGTGGGGTGCGCGCTCGTGGAGCGCGGACGCACCGGCGCCACGCTCACCGAGGCCGGCCTGGTCCTGCTCGACCACGGCGAACGCGTCCTGGGCCAGCTCCGCGACGCCGAGGCCGCGGTCCGGGCCGTGGCGGGCGAGCCGCCGGGGCGCCTGTCCCTGGGCGCCTTCGCCAGCGCGGGCAAGGTCCTGCTGCCCGCGACGCTCGCGGCGTTCGGCAGCGAGCACCCCCACGTGCGCCTGTCGCTGTCGGACATCGAACCGCCGGGCGGCTACGACCTGGTCACCTCCGGCGACCTGGACCTGCTCATCACCCACCGCTACCCGGGCGCGCCCCTGCCCCGCACCAGGGGCCTGCACCGCGAGCGCATCCTCGTCGACCCGCTCATGGTCGTCGCCCCCACCGGGCACCCCATCGCCGACCGGGATCCGACCCTGGCCGACCTGGCCGAGGAGGAGTGGATCTGCGGGGCGCCCGGCATCCACAACCGGGTCACCCTGGACGACGCCGCCGCGGCGGCCGGGGTCCGCCTGAACGTCACCTACGAGACGCGCGACTACGAGGTGGCCCTGGCGCTCATCGAGGCGGGCGTCGGCGTGGCGCTCATCCCGCGCAGCATCCTGGGCGCGGCACGCGGCGGGGGCTGGGTCGGCCGCCCGCTCCAGGGCGCCAGCCCGGCACGGGAGATCTTCGCCGTCCACCGCGGCCGCGTCACCGACCCGGTCCCGGCCATGGTCGCGACCCTGCGGCGTACGGCCGCGCGCGCCCTGGACTACAGCGGCGGCGCCCCGGGCGGGGACGGGGCGTTCCACCGGTAG
- a CDS encoding GNAT family N-acetyltransferase — protein MTNNPVTGPRQSPAEWTVRGIGRDEFPEVARVVGEALLAPTDVETRVERLLPITGGSGLARILVAVDGDEVVGAVNSFDFEMAMPGGPRQVAGVTGVGVWPTHRRRGVLSALMRRQLADLHAAGESVAALWASEGGIYGRFGYGAASMEAELSVASPYAALRADAPRDPELTVRLSDPGSVRAEMEALFHQEAATRIGRFQRSEAWWDRVLRDESSERGGQGPLRAVVVSGPGGPQGYALYRARGEWGAAGPLGELRVQEMVSTTPAARVALYEHVFSRDLVARIVLNSTAMDDPLWTLAADRQRIGAVPGTALWVRLVDVRAALAERAYAAPVEAVVEVTDRHAPWNAGRWSLKADRDGARAEATESGPDLSLDVSQLGAAYLGQNTLSAQLAAGVLTEHTPGAAERLDAALRVPHAPLCAVIF, from the coding sequence ATGACGAACAATCCCGTAACCGGTCCGCGCCAGAGCCCCGCCGAATGGACCGTGCGCGGCATCGGCCGCGACGAGTTCCCCGAGGTGGCCAGGGTGGTGGGGGAGGCGCTCCTCGCCCCGACGGACGTGGAGACCCGCGTGGAGCGGCTCCTTCCGATCACGGGCGGGTCCGGCCTCGCCCGGATCCTGGTGGCCGTGGACGGCGACGAGGTCGTCGGCGCCGTCAACTCCTTCGACTTCGAGATGGCGATGCCGGGCGGCCCCCGCCAGGTCGCGGGCGTGACCGGCGTGGGCGTGTGGCCCACCCACCGGCGGCGCGGTGTCCTGAGCGCGCTCATGCGCCGCCAGCTCGCCGACCTGCACGCCGCCGGTGAGAGCGTCGCCGCGCTCTGGGCGAGCGAGGGCGGCATCTACGGCCGGTTCGGCTACGGGGCCGCCTCCATGGAGGCGGAGCTGTCCGTCGCCTCCCCCTACGCCGCGCTGCGCGCCGACGCGCCCCGCGACCCGGAGCTGACCGTGCGCCTGAGCGACCCGGGCTCGGTACGCGCGGAGATGGAGGCGCTCTTCCACCAGGAGGCCGCCACCCGGATCGGGCGCTTCCAGCGCTCGGAGGCCTGGTGGGACCGGGTCCTGCGCGACGAGAGCAGCGAGCGGGGCGGCCAGGGCCCCCTGCGCGCGGTCGTGGTGAGCGGACCCGGCGGCCCCCAGGGCTACGCCCTCTACCGCGCCCGGGGCGAATGGGGTGCCGCGGGCCCGCTGGGCGAACTGCGCGTCCAGGAGATGGTCTCCACCACCCCCGCCGCGCGGGTCGCGCTGTACGAGCACGTCTTCTCCCGGGACCTGGTCGCCCGGATCGTCCTGAACTCGACCGCGATGGACGACCCGCTGTGGACGCTGGCGGCCGACCGGCAGCGGATCGGCGCCGTCCCCGGCACCGCGCTGTGGGTCCGCCTGGTCGACGTGCGCGCGGCGCTGGCCGAACGCGCCTACGCGGCGCCGGTGGAGGCGGTCGTGGAGGTCACCGACCGCCACGCGCCCTGGAACGCCGGGCGCTGGAGCCTCAAGGCCGACCGCGACGGCGCCAGGGCCGAGGCCACCGAGAGCGGTCCGGACCTGTCGCTGGACGTGTCCCAGCTCGGCGCGGCCTACCTGGGCCAGAACACGCTGTCGGCCCAGCTGGCCGCGGGCGTGCTGACCGAGCACACCCCGGGCGCGGCCGAGCGGCTCGACGCGGCGCTGCGCGTCCCGCACGCCCCGCTGTGCGCCGTCATCTTCTAG
- a CDS encoding threonine/serine dehydratase, protein MSSRTAQAVPTATDVRAAAERIAPYARRTPVLHTEIDGRPVSLKLEYLQRTGAFKLRGALNALLGGPATDRVITASGGNHGLGVATAARLLGVRATVYVPETVPEAKAAPLAATGAEIVRVGREYAQAAAEARSRAQAEGVRYLHAYDDALVVAGQGTIGLEIAADAPECDTVAVAVGGGGLVAGVRLGSGDRRVVGVEPRGCQSLHSALAAGHPVQGPVDSVASSALGAATLGEVPFEVLRAHPVTTALVGDDQILAAQDRLWEEFRIATEPAAAVPFAAWLAGLVPGERPCLVVCGANAEWRRAG, encoded by the coding sequence ATGAGCTCCAGAACCGCGCAGGCAGTCCCCACGGCCACCGACGTCCGAGCCGCCGCGGAGCGCATCGCGCCCTACGCCCGGCGCACGCCCGTCCTGCACACCGAGATCGACGGCCGCCCCGTCTCGCTGAAGCTGGAGTACCTGCAGCGCACGGGCGCGTTCAAGCTGCGCGGAGCGCTCAACGCCCTGCTCGGCGGCCCGGCGACCGACCGGGTCATCACCGCCTCGGGCGGCAACCACGGACTCGGGGTGGCGACCGCGGCCCGGCTGCTCGGCGTGCGCGCCACGGTCTACGTCCCCGAGACGGTCCCCGAGGCCAAGGCCGCTCCCCTGGCGGCCACCGGAGCAGAGATCGTCCGGGTGGGCCGGGAGTACGCGCAGGCCGCGGCCGAGGCCCGCTCGCGCGCCCAGGCCGAGGGCGTGCGCTACCTGCACGCCTACGACGACGCGCTCGTGGTCGCCGGACAGGGCACCATCGGCCTGGAGATCGCCGCCGACGCACCCGAGTGCGACACCGTCGCGGTCGCCGTCGGCGGAGGCGGGCTGGTGGCCGGGGTGCGCCTGGGCTCGGGCGACCGGCGCGTGGTCGGAGTGGAGCCGCGCGGCTGCCAGAGCCTGCACTCCGCGCTCGCCGCGGGCCACCCCGTCCAGGGCCCCGTGGACTCCGTGGCCTCCTCCGCCCTGGGCGCGGCCACCCTGGGCGAGGTGCCCTTCGAGGTCCTGCGCGCGCACCCGGTGACGACCGCGCTGGTCGGCGACGACCAGATCCTCGCCGCCCAGGACCGGCTGTGGGAGGAGTTCCGGATCGCCACCGAACCGGCCGCCGCCGTGCCCTTCGCCGCCTGGCTGGCGGGCCTGGTGCCCGGCGAGCGCCCCTGCCTGGTCGTGTGCGGCGCCAACGCCGAGTGGCGCCGCGCGGGCTGA
- a CDS encoding N-acetylglucosamine kinase, with protein sequence MDAGGTSARALVTTLTGRRLGESWAGGANPNAHGAQHAAAQLAEAVEGALDQAGPGARGAVATVVVGLAGVSAMRDPDVRAAMEGALAEAGLGSADSVFTGDDEIAFAAGTPVPDGTVLIAGTGAIATRIVDRRRDRSADGMGWLIGDDGSAFWIGHQAAKETARQLAHGGELSPLARSVAKEVIPGQRPVDGDDHLPEEHARNFARTLTAAPPIRLAAFAPMVGQAHEQGDPAAEVIINAAAGHLAHSVHQVRTPGECRPIVLAGGVLLHSGPVREALTRKLALGAAGSRIVLAGSTAGGAAWLAALRAGAEESDHRLHEAFTLGGGDRDRTDAA encoded by the coding sequence GTGGACGCGGGCGGCACGAGCGCGCGTGCCCTGGTCACGACGCTCACGGGCCGACGGCTCGGTGAGTCCTGGGCCGGCGGGGCCAACCCCAACGCCCACGGGGCCCAGCACGCGGCCGCCCAGCTCGCCGAGGCGGTAGAGGGCGCCCTGGACCAGGCGGGGCCCGGGGCGCGCGGCGCGGTGGCGACCGTCGTCGTGGGGCTGGCCGGGGTGTCGGCGATGCGCGACCCGGACGTGCGCGCGGCGATGGAGGGCGCGCTGGCCGAGGCCGGGCTGGGGTCCGCGGACAGCGTGTTCACCGGGGACGACGAGATCGCCTTCGCCGCGGGGACGCCGGTACCCGACGGGACGGTGCTCATCGCGGGCACGGGGGCGATCGCCACCAGGATCGTGGACCGGCGGCGCGACCGGTCGGCCGACGGGATGGGCTGGCTCATCGGCGACGACGGGTCGGCGTTCTGGATCGGGCACCAGGCGGCCAAGGAGACCGCCCGCCAGCTCGCGCACGGTGGGGAGCTGAGCCCGCTGGCGCGCTCGGTGGCCAAGGAGGTGATCCCGGGCCAGCGCCCGGTCGACGGCGACGACCACCTGCCCGAGGAGCACGCCCGCAACTTCGCGCGCACTCTGACCGCCGCTCCCCCGATCCGGCTGGCCGCGTTCGCCCCCATGGTCGGTCAGGCGCATGAGCAGGGGGATCCGGCGGCCGAGGTGATCATCAACGCCGCGGCGGGCCATCTGGCCCACTCGGTCCACCAGGTGCGCACCCCGGGCGAGTGCCGGCCCATCGTCCTGGCCGGGGGCGTCCTGCTGCACTCGGGCCCCGTCCGTGAGGCGCTCACGCGCAAGCTGGCCCTCGGAGCCGCCGGGTCGCGGATCGTCCTGGCCGGCTCCACCGCCGGCGGCGCGGCCTGGTTGGCGGCGCTGCGCGCGGGGGCGGAGGAGTCCGACCACCGGCTGCACGAGGCGTTCACGCTCGGCGGCGGGGACCGCGACCGCACGGACGCCGCCTGA
- a CDS encoding dihydrolipoyl dehydrogenase family protein, with the protein MEHMDAVVIGMGPGGETVASRLLAAGRRVAVAERELIGGECAYWACIPTKTLLRPPEARAGADGTAGLSRPALDWPALRAYRDQMIRHLDDSAQVKGYQEQGALVLKGQGRVTGRDPWRVEVGGTEVSTDHVVVATGSAALRPPVRGLDDLDPATVWTNREATTLTEIPRRALVIGGSAVGVELGQFLARMGTNVTVVQRGPRLLDREEPRLCALVTDQFARDGITVHTDTEVTAVEREGAEVVASLSDGTTVRTDVVVLAAGRRPRADGLGLEEAGVELDRTGLVVDEHCRAAPGLWGIGDATGQALFTHVAKYQGRLAADNILGGDRTADYTAVPRVVFADPEIAAVGLTESQARERGIDTATAEADLTKTLARPWTYGTDPRGTLGLVADRERGVLVGAWAFAPLASEWIHTAALAIRARLPLSVLSDSIIQFPTFGEAYLIALENLDL; encoded by the coding sequence ATGGAACACATGGACGCGGTCGTGATCGGCATGGGACCCGGCGGGGAGACCGTCGCGAGCCGACTGCTCGCCGCGGGCAGGCGCGTCGCGGTGGCCGAGCGCGAACTCATCGGCGGCGAGTGCGCCTACTGGGCCTGCATCCCCACCAAGACCCTGCTGCGGCCGCCGGAGGCCCGCGCGGGTGCCGACGGCACCGCGGGCCTGTCGCGGCCGGCTCTGGACTGGCCCGCCCTGCGTGCCTACCGGGACCAGATGATCCGCCACCTGGACGACTCGGCCCAGGTCAAGGGGTACCAGGAGCAGGGCGCCCTCGTCCTCAAGGGCCAGGGCCGGGTCACCGGCCGCGATCCCTGGCGGGTGGAGGTCGGCGGGACCGAGGTGAGCACCGACCACGTCGTGGTCGCCACCGGCTCCGCCGCGCTGCGCCCGCCCGTGCGCGGCCTGGACGACCTCGACCCCGCCACCGTGTGGACCAACCGCGAGGCCACGACCCTGACCGAGATCCCCCGCCGCGCCCTGGTGATCGGCGGGAGCGCCGTGGGCGTGGAACTCGGCCAGTTCCTGGCCAGGATGGGCACGAACGTGACCGTCGTCCAGCGAGGCCCCCGGCTGCTGGACCGGGAGGAACCGCGCCTGTGCGCACTGGTCACCGACCAGTTCGCGCGCGACGGCATCACCGTGCACACCGACACCGAGGTCACCGCCGTTGAGCGCGAGGGGGCCGAGGTCGTCGCGTCCCTGTCCGACGGCACCACCGTGCGCACGGACGTGGTCGTGCTCGCGGCCGGTCGGCGCCCCCGCGCGGACGGCCTGGGCCTGGAGGAGGCCGGCGTCGAACTCGACCGCACGGGTCTGGTCGTGGACGAGCACTGCCGGGCGGCGCCGGGCCTGTGGGGCATCGGCGACGCGACCGGACAGGCGCTGTTCACCCACGTCGCCAAGTACCAGGGACGGCTGGCCGCCGACAACATCCTGGGCGGCGACCGCACCGCCGACTACACGGCCGTGCCCCGGGTGGTGTTCGCCGACCCCGAGATCGCGGCCGTGGGACTCACCGAGTCCCAGGCGCGCGAGCGGGGGATCGACACCGCCACCGCCGAGGCCGACCTGACCAAGACCCTCGCCCGCCCCTGGACCTACGGCACCGACCCGCGCGGCACACTGGGCCTGGTCGCCGACCGTGAGCGGGGCGTCCTGGTGGGGGCGTGGGCGTTCGCACCCCTGGCCTCGGAGTGGATCCACACCGCGGCCCTGGCGATCCGGGCGCGCCTGCCCCTGTCCGTGCTGTCCGACTCCATCATCCAGTTCCCCACCTTCGGGGAGGCCTACCTCATCGCCCTGGAGAACCTCGACCTCTAG
- a CDS encoding trimeric intracellular cation channel family protein, translating into MSTLTVLLVLDLIGIFAFALDGSLTAVRTARVDIVGVMSLGVITAIGGGIIRDVLLGVTPATFQDWRYLVTALAGATLAFFLSGQLSQLTKPILLFDAAGLSLFVVIGATKAMELGFGPLQATILGVITGVGGGTIRDVLLNRVPTVLSANSHLYAVPAALGAGFVVVVSVFGFGAGWVAVVGAVLCFVVRVLALRYRWNAPSPPGAPPL; encoded by the coding sequence ATGTCCACCCTGACCGTTCTCCTCGTCCTCGATCTCATCGGCATCTTCGCCTTCGCCCTGGACGGGTCCCTGACCGCGGTGCGCACCGCGCGCGTGGACATCGTCGGCGTGATGTCGCTGGGCGTGATCACCGCCATCGGCGGCGGCATCATCCGCGACGTCCTGCTGGGCGTGACACCCGCGACCTTCCAGGACTGGCGGTACCTGGTGACCGCTCTGGCCGGAGCGACCCTGGCGTTCTTCCTCAGCGGTCAGCTGAGCCAGCTGACCAAACCGATCCTGCTCTTCGACGCCGCCGGCCTGAGCCTGTTCGTGGTGATCGGCGCGACCAAGGCGATGGAGCTGGGGTTCGGTCCGCTCCAGGCGACGATCCTGGGCGTCATCACCGGCGTGGGCGGCGGGACCATCCGCGACGTCCTGCTCAACCGGGTGCCGACCGTGCTCAGTGCGAACTCGCACCTGTACGCGGTCCCGGCCGCGCTCGGCGCCGGGTTCGTCGTCGTGGTGTCCGTCTTCGGCTTCGGCGCGGGCTGGGTCGCGGTGGTCGGCGCGGTGCTGTGCTTCGTCGTGCGCGTGCTGGCGCTGCGCTACCGGTGGAACGCCCCGTCCCCGCCCGGGGCGCCGCCGCTGTAG
- a CDS encoding aminotransferase class V-fold PLP-dependent enzyme, which produces MDDSQRARLHAAQQQFTPETTYLNTATHGLTPLRATRALEQHVRAVASGRFSATAADPAIEAVRAGYARITGVPADRIAIGTHVAQFAGTIAATLPAGAEVLAPTREFASVVFPFMAREDVTVREVPLDRLPEEVGPGTALVAVSAVQSADGAIAPLEDLVTACRDHGARLMVDTTQAAGWLPVPAERIDYTVCSTYKWMLGPRGAALLTGTAEALAELAPLAPNWFAGEEPWNSLYGGPLRLAPDARRLDLAPVWSAWIGLAPALELLEEVGVAAIHDHNAGLGDRLRAALDMEPTGSAIVSLPAPEGAAERVAEAGVVAAVRDGRLRASFHLYNDESDVDRLVKALG; this is translated from the coding sequence ATGGACGACTCCCAGCGCGCGCGGCTGCACGCCGCCCAGCAGCAGTTCACCCCGGAGACCACCTACCTCAACACCGCCACCCACGGACTCACGCCCCTGCGGGCGACCCGGGCACTGGAGCAGCACGTGCGCGCGGTGGCGTCGGGGCGCTTCTCCGCCACCGCCGCCGATCCGGCGATCGAGGCGGTCCGCGCCGGCTACGCGCGGATCACCGGGGTGCCCGCCGACCGCATCGCCATCGGCACCCACGTGGCCCAGTTCGCCGGGACCATCGCCGCGACGCTGCCCGCCGGCGCCGAGGTGCTCGCGCCCACGCGCGAGTTCGCCTCCGTGGTCTTCCCCTTCATGGCCCGGGAGGACGTGACGGTCCGCGAGGTGCCGCTGGACCGGCTGCCCGAGGAGGTGGGTCCGGGCACCGCCCTGGTGGCCGTCTCGGCCGTGCAGTCCGCGGACGGGGCGATCGCGCCGCTGGAGGACCTGGTCACCGCCTGCCGCGACCACGGGGCCCGCCTGATGGTGGACACCACCCAGGCCGCCGGATGGCTGCCGGTCCCCGCCGAGCGGATCGACTACACCGTGTGCAGCACCTACAAGTGGATGCTCGGCCCGCGCGGCGCCGCGCTGCTGACCGGTACCGCCGAGGCGCTGGCCGAACTGGCGCCGCTCGCGCCGAACTGGTTCGCGGGCGAGGAGCCGTGGAACTCGCTCTACGGCGGGCCGCTGCGGCTGGCCCCGGACGCCCGCCGCCTGGACCTGGCGCCGGTGTGGTCGGCGTGGATCGGTCTGGCACCGGCCCTGGAGCTGCTCGAGGAGGTCGGGGTGGCGGCGATCCACGACCACAACGCCGGGCTCGGCGACCGCCTGCGAGCCGCGCTGGACATGGAGCCCACCGGATCGGCGATCGTCTCGCTCCCGGCCCCCGAGGGCGCCGCCGAACGCGTGGCGGAGGCGGGTGTGGTCGCGGCCGTGCGCGACGGGCGACTGCGTGCCTCGTTCCACCTGTACAACGACGAGTCCGACGTGGACCGCCTGGTCAAGGCCCTGGGCTAG